The Lacticaseibacillus rhamnosus DNA window CCGAGTTCAATCATGACTTCTTCCGGCGTGCCGTAATCAACATTCTGTCCCTTAGGCAAAATGATTTCACGCTTGGTATACCGCGAAGAAAACGGATGATAAACATGATACTTACTACCTTCACCAATAATCCCGGCGACGGCTTCAGCGATCCCGGCTGACGCTGAGTTCACCACCACAGCGCCTTCAGTTCCCAGTTTTTTGGCAATGTACGCGCCAGTTTTATCAACCAAATCCTTCATTTCAAAAAAGTGGGTATCCCCAAACTGCTGTGCCTCAATCGCGGCCTCCGGAACTTTGGAAACGCCTAGAATGGTCATTTTGCCGCTAGCGTTGATCACGTGCTTCAAATCGTAAGTGCTGTAATAATCTGTCATGCGTGTTGTTCCTCCAAATCGTAAACCGCCCCGCCAACAACTGTGTAAATTGGCGCGATGAGTTGCTGGCCGGTTTTTGTGTTGCCATTAGAATCCGTTAATACCTTATCACCTTTTGTTAGGTTAAAAATGGTCACGTCCGCATCTTTTCCTGGTCGCAACCGGCCTTTATTCAAAAGATGGAAGGTGTCCGCCGGTGCAAAAGTCACCATCCGAATAACTTCTGGTAAGGTATAGCCGAGCAGCAACATCTTTTCCATCGTCGTCGCCATGTCATAAACAGGACCATTTTCACGATTGCGGTGGTAAATATCCGTGCTCAAGGACTTAGGATCAAGGCCATGATCGCGGGCAATCTGCATGGTTTTAAAATTAAACGAATCTGTCCCGTGGCCTACATCGAAAACAACCCCACGGTCATATGCATCATAGACGAATTCTTTGATCTCACCGTTTTCATCAATCATCCCATTCGGCTTGCCATTATAAGCATGCGTCAGGACATCTCCTGCACCCATCGCTTGCAAAATATCTTTGAGTTCAGGCGGATTGGCCCCGACATGCACCATAATCGGCAGATGTCCGAGCAAAGCCGCATATGATCTTGCCGCCAATAGTGGCTTGATGCCATTATCAATCACCACCGAATGGCTTTCGCGGGCCTTGATGCCGACGATAAAATCAGGTAAGTCCGCAACCGCATCAAACAACGCCTGCTTATTGACTTTATCTAGGTCACCCAGCTCATCCTGCGCTAAAATACCGGTGCGACCGATATTGATCAGTGCGTAAACATTGGTCTTTTTAGCGCGCGTAATGTCGTAAAAACTCCGAATATTGTCCGCACCGGTTGATCCCGCATCGATCACGGTTGTTACGCCAGCCTTGTACCCATCTTCATCGGGATCGTCATAGTACAGAGATAGCTTTTCATAGCAAT harbors:
- a CDS encoding amidohydrolase/deacetylase family metallohydrolase — encoded protein: MFDVLIKNGKTEREQPIEVGINGGRIAAVAPKLEGAGGHQEIDLHQQSYVTAGWIDDHVHCYEKLSLYYDDPDEDGYKAGVTTVIDAGSTGADNIRSFYDITRAKKTNVYALINIGRTGILAQDELGDLDKVNKQALFDAVADLPDFIVGIKARESHSVVIDNGIKPLLAARSYAALLGHLPIMVHVGANPPELKDILQAMGAGDVLTHAYNGKPNGMIDENGEIKEFVYDAYDRGVVFDVGHGTDSFNFKTMQIARDHGLDPKSLSTDIYHRNRENGPVYDMATTMEKMLLLGYTLPEVIRMVTFAPADTFHLLNKGRLRPGKDADVTIFNLTKGDKVLTDSNGNTKTGQQLIAPIYTVVGGAVYDLEEQHA